The following is a genomic window from Clostridium sp..
ACTTGACAATATAAATTCATTTCATAGTGATTATCCAGCATTTTTTAAACATGAAAATCTTTATTCATTTTTTAAATCAATGTTTGATGTACATGTAGTTATGACAAAAAAGCTCCCCGGTGCAAAGCCACCTATTGTAAGCATAGCTCCAATATCAAGCAGAGAGGCTGTATTTGAGTATAAGTCCCAAAGAGGTATGTTTGATTATCTTATGGGAATGATAGAAGGAAGCGCAAAATTTTTTAATGAAAAATTAGGTATAGAACAAATTGAAAAGACAGATACATCTGTAAAATTAAAGTTTGCATTTGAAAAAGATATATACTATAAAAAAGTATATAAATTTAATAAGTTACTCTCACTTGGATTTATAAAAAATGTAGGTGTAAAAATTGGAACTTTCAATTTTGTCTGTTGTTTTATAGTATCTACTCTGCTCTCGGGCTTGGACAATATAGTAAATAATATAATAATTTCAATTATAGCTTTTATTGCTTCTTACATATCGGCATCTTTGATTGTAAGACCAAAATCCATTATAATGGATAGTATTTCAAAAATAAATGAAAATAGTTATTTAGAAGATAGCGATATTGAAACCGGTGATTTTTTTGAAGATATATACAAGCTATTGAACCTTCACAAGAAATCAGTAAGAGCAGATTTTGTAGGATTTAATGGTATTACTGATGAAATGGGTACATTTGTAAAGAATATAGATAAGATAAGTACTTCGATGAGTAATACTTCAAGTGACATATCAGGTGTAGTGGAACAAGTAGCAGATTGTGCTGTAAGTCAGGCGGAAAATACTGAAAATGTAGCGTCAGTATTAAATGAAAACATAACTGATCTTAAAAACATAGTTGATAACGAAAATAGCAATAAAAAGGAACTTGAGGGAGCAATAGATAAAATAAACAACAGCTATGAAAATATAAATAGTACAAGCAAAAATATAGTCAATACACTTC
Proteins encoded in this region:
- a CDS encoding heme NO-binding domain-containing protein; translated protein: MKGTVVSTWMKTCRKLYGDEIVDKAMNSVGWESSKIFLPVEDIDDQKVKDLIANISGAAGESINVLWKKIGLDNINSFHSDYPAFFKHENLYSFFKSMFDVHVVMTKKLPGAKPPIVSIAPISSREAVFEYKSQRGMFDYLMGMIEGSAKFFNEKLGIEQIEKTDTSVKLKFAFEKDIYYKKVYKFNKLLSLGFIKNVGVKIGTFNFVCCFIVSTLLSGLDNIVNNIIISIIAFIASYISASLIVRPKSIIMDSISKINENSYLEDSDIETGDFFEDIYKLLNLHKKSVRADFVGFNGITDEMGTFVKNIDKISTSMSNTSSDISGVVEQVADCAVSQAENTENVASVLNENITDLKNIVDNENSNKKELEGAIDKINNSYENINSTSKNIVNTLQQFQEVKDKGVNLQSKAADITDIVSIVSSISEQTNLLALNASIEAARAGEHGRGFAVVAEEVRKLAEQSQSSVEEINSNLEKFVEEIKELVDKIEVQFNVLKGETKNLEEVRNISYEATTSIGTVASSMIETINKLNNEAESISGIYNNVESLAAIAEENSASSEEVSANVANYTNQIKKLVNGIGEFRKITKIFKNDLEKYKI